A window of Tursiops truncatus isolate mTurTru1 chromosome 8, mTurTru1.mat.Y, whole genome shotgun sequence contains these coding sequences:
- the DEAF1 gene encoding deformed epidermal autoregulatory factor 1 homolog isoform X7, translating to MEDSDSAAKQLGLAEAAAVAAAAAVAAAAAAAAGGEAEEPVLSRDEDSEEDGDSEAERETRRVTAVAVMAAEPGHMDMGAEALPGPDEAAAAAAFAEVTTVTVANVGASADNVFTTSVANAASLSGHVLSGRTALQIGDSLNTEKATLIVVHTDGSIVETAGLKAPTAPLTPGPQSPPTPLAPGQEKGGTKYNWDPSVYDSELPVRCRNISGTLYKSRLGSGGRGRCIKQGENWYSPTEFEAMAGRASSKDWKRSIRYAGRPLQCLIQDGILNPHAASCTCAACCDDMTLSGPVRLFVPYKRRKKESELPATPVKKDAPKNITLLPAAAATTFTVTPSGQITTSGALTFDRASTVEATAVISESPAQGDVFAGATVQEAGVQPPCRVGHPEPHYPGYQDSCQIAPFPEAALPTSHPKIVLTSLPALAVPPSTPTKAVSPAVVSGLEMSEQRSWLYLEEMVNSLLSTAQQLKTLFEQAKQASSYREAAAAQARVQADAERKEQFCVNCGREALSECTGCHKVNYCSTFCQRKSEGPSR from the exons ATGGAGGACTCGGACTCGGCCGCCAAGCAGCTGGGCCTGGCCgaggcggcggcggtggcggccgCGGCCGCtgtggcggcggcggccgcggccgcGGCGGGAGGCGAGGCGGAGGAGCCCGTGCTCAGCAGGGACGAGGACTCGGAGGAGGACGGAGACTCGGAGGCGGAGCGCGAGACGCGGCGGGTGACGGCCGTGGCGGTGATGGCCGCCGAGCCCGGGCACATGGACATGGGCGCCGAGGCCCTGCCTGGCCCCGACGaggccgccgcggccgccgccttCGCAG AGGTGACCACCGTGACAGTGGCCAACGTGGGCGCCTCGGCGGACAATGTCTTCACCACGTCGGTGGCGAACGCCGCCTCGCTCTCGGGCCACGTGCTG TCGGGCAGGACAGCCCTTCAGATCGGGGACAGTCTGAACACCGAGAAGGCCACGCTGATCGTCGTGCACACGGACGGGAGCATCGTGGAGACCGCCGGGCTGAAGGCACCCACTGCCCCTCTCACCCCCG GCCCTCAGTCTCCTCCGACTCCTTTGGCTCCCGGCCAAGAGAAAGGTGGAACTAAGTACAACTGGGACCCATCGGTGTACGACAGTGAGCTGCCTGTGCGCTGTCGGAACATCAGTGGCACCTTGTATAAGAGCAGGCTCGGCTCAG GAGGCCGGGGGCGCTGCATTAAGCAGGGGGAGAACTGGTACAGTCCTACCGAGTTTGAAGCCATGGCAGGAAGGGCCAGCAGCAAAGACTGGAAGAGAAGCATCCGCTATGCGGGGCGGCCGCTGCAGTGCCTCATCCAG gatGGGATCCTAAACCCTCATGCCGCCTCCTGCACCTGTGCCGCCTGCTGTGATGACATGACCCTG agcgGGCCCGTCAGGCTCTTCGTCCCCTACAAGAGGCGCAAGAAGGAGAGCGAGCTGCCCGCCACACCCGTCAAGAAGGATGCCCCCAAGAACATCACCCTGCTTCCCGCCGCAGCCGCCACCACCT TCACCGTGACCCCCTCAGGACAGATCACTACCTCTGGCGCGCTGACCTTCGACCGGGCGTCCACTGTGGAGGCCACCGCGGTCATCTCGGAGAGTCCGGCCCAGGGCGACGTCTTTGCGGGAGCCACAG TACAAGAAGCAGGCGTGCAGCCCCCATGCAGGGTCGGCCACCCGGAGCCCCACTACCCAGGGTATCAGGACAGCTGTCAGATCGCACCGTTTCCGGAGGCCGCGTTGCCAACATCTCATCCCAAAATAG TGTTGACATCCTTGCCCGCCCTGGCGgtgcctccctccacccccaccaaaGCCGTGTCTCCCGCTGTGGTCAGCGGGCTGGAGATGTCGGAACAGCGGAGCTGGCTGTACCTGGAGGAGATGGTCAATTCCTTGCTCAGCACCGCGCAGCAGCTGAAGACGTTGTTTGAACAGGCCAAGCAGGCCAGCTCCTACCGAGAAGCCGCCGCGGCCCAGGCCAGAGTCCAGGCGGATGCAGAGCGGAAAGAG CAGTTCTGTGTCAACTGCGGCCGGGAGGCCCTGAGCGAGTGCACCGGCTGCCACAAGGTCAACTACTGCTCCACCTTCTGCCAGCGCAAG
- the DEAF1 gene encoding deformed epidermal autoregulatory factor 1 homolog isoform X2, translating into MEDSDSAAKQLGLAEAAAVAAAAAVAAAAAAAAGGEAEEPVLSRDEDSEEDGDSEAERETRRVTAVAVMAAEPGHMDMGAEALPGPDEAAAAAAFAEVTTVTVANVGASADNVFTTSVANAASLSGHVLSGRTALQIGDSLNTEKATLIVVHTDGSIVETAGLKAPTAPLTPGPQSPPTPLAPGQEKGGTKYNWDPSVYDSELPVRCRNISGTLYKSRLGSGGRGRCIKQGENWYSPTEFEAMAGRASSKDWKRSIRYAGRPLQCLIQDGILNPHAASCTCAACCDDMTLSGPVRLFVPYKRRKKESELPATPVKKDAPKNITLLPAAAATTFTVTPSGQITTSGALTFDRASTVEATAVISESPAQGDVFAGATVQEAGVQPPCRVGHPEPHYPGYQDSCQIAPFPEAALPTSHPKIVLTSLPALAVPPSTPTKAVSPAVVSGLEMSEQRSWLYLEEMVNSLLSTAQQLKTLFEQAKQASSYREAAAAQARVQADAERKEQFCVNCGREALSECTGCHKVNYCSTFCQRKDWKDHQHMCGQSAAVTMQGDDVHVAEGVIEKVTV; encoded by the exons ATGGAGGACTCGGACTCGGCCGCCAAGCAGCTGGGCCTGGCCgaggcggcggcggtggcggccgCGGCCGCtgtggcggcggcggccgcggccgcGGCGGGAGGCGAGGCGGAGGAGCCCGTGCTCAGCAGGGACGAGGACTCGGAGGAGGACGGAGACTCGGAGGCGGAGCGCGAGACGCGGCGGGTGACGGCCGTGGCGGTGATGGCCGCCGAGCCCGGGCACATGGACATGGGCGCCGAGGCCCTGCCTGGCCCCGACGaggccgccgcggccgccgccttCGCAG AGGTGACCACCGTGACAGTGGCCAACGTGGGCGCCTCGGCGGACAATGTCTTCACCACGTCGGTGGCGAACGCCGCCTCGCTCTCGGGCCACGTGCTG TCGGGCAGGACAGCCCTTCAGATCGGGGACAGTCTGAACACCGAGAAGGCCACGCTGATCGTCGTGCACACGGACGGGAGCATCGTGGAGACCGCCGGGCTGAAGGCACCCACTGCCCCTCTCACCCCCG GCCCTCAGTCTCCTCCGACTCCTTTGGCTCCCGGCCAAGAGAAAGGTGGAACTAAGTACAACTGGGACCCATCGGTGTACGACAGTGAGCTGCCTGTGCGCTGTCGGAACATCAGTGGCACCTTGTATAAGAGCAGGCTCGGCTCAG GAGGCCGGGGGCGCTGCATTAAGCAGGGGGAGAACTGGTACAGTCCTACCGAGTTTGAAGCCATGGCAGGAAGGGCCAGCAGCAAAGACTGGAAGAGAAGCATCCGCTATGCGGGGCGGCCGCTGCAGTGCCTCATCCAG gatGGGATCCTAAACCCTCATGCCGCCTCCTGCACCTGTGCCGCCTGCTGTGATGACATGACCCTG agcgGGCCCGTCAGGCTCTTCGTCCCCTACAAGAGGCGCAAGAAGGAGAGCGAGCTGCCCGCCACACCCGTCAAGAAGGATGCCCCCAAGAACATCACCCTGCTTCCCGCCGCAGCCGCCACCACCT TCACCGTGACCCCCTCAGGACAGATCACTACCTCTGGCGCGCTGACCTTCGACCGGGCGTCCACTGTGGAGGCCACCGCGGTCATCTCGGAGAGTCCGGCCCAGGGCGACGTCTTTGCGGGAGCCACAG TACAAGAAGCAGGCGTGCAGCCCCCATGCAGGGTCGGCCACCCGGAGCCCCACTACCCAGGGTATCAGGACAGCTGTCAGATCGCACCGTTTCCGGAGGCCGCGTTGCCAACATCTCATCCCAAAATAG TGTTGACATCCTTGCCCGCCCTGGCGgtgcctccctccacccccaccaaaGCCGTGTCTCCCGCTGTGGTCAGCGGGCTGGAGATGTCGGAACAGCGGAGCTGGCTGTACCTGGAGGAGATGGTCAATTCCTTGCTCAGCACCGCGCAGCAGCTGAAGACGTTGTTTGAACAGGCCAAGCAGGCCAGCTCCTACCGAGAAGCCGCCGCGGCCCAGGCCAGAGTCCAGGCGGATGCAGAGCGGAAAGAG CAGTTCTGTGTCAACTGCGGCCGGGAGGCCCTGAGCGAGTGCACCGGCTGCCACAAGGTCAACTACTGCTCCACCTTCTGCCAGCGCAAG